From one Phoenix dactylifera cultivar Barhee BC4 unplaced genomic scaffold, palm_55x_up_171113_PBpolish2nd_filt_p 001382F, whole genome shotgun sequence genomic stretch:
- the LOC103699222 gene encoding uncharacterized protein LOC103699222 isoform X1 encodes MASGSGRGILESFMRDSSLKSLFSGGSGRRKVAEDDPAPIPQLSPIANSVVSRCSRILLLSTEKLQQCFETELPAEVKQPTVYARRLLEYCCYKALQVLTDRPEYLADKDFHRLTYDMMLAWEAPGEGNKSLSKGTTSCNHLEVEDEDGASLFYTNSTCIAVQVDDKKTVGLEAFARIASACPAIADLITVHNLCDALTISSSGQLHFLIYDKYLKSLDKVLKSAKCIIWSPLASSLHLSDGEMILDVDGVMPTQSVLQHVGISAWPGRLTITTHALYFESLGVGSYDKALRYDLAADLKQVVKRELTGPLGARLFDKAVMYKSTSLAEPVYFEFPEFKGHSRRDYWLAIIQEVLQVHRFIRKFNLEEIQQGEVLSMAALGIFRYRAVKEGFHITPHHFKMTLAFNLAEKLPKGDIILDALYNHLELLHTGCQSHFASDSSSDKKLRALPLPSSSYTLSKMGLLKRNYMINERDFLVADVCIGATSPLEMAVKESFCYSERAEAACATVDQVKVEGIDRNIAVMQELLYPVVESGKWLHFLATWEDPFRSTFFLVLILYLAYRDWVRYILPCIFLSLAVLMLWHKYCSKRKPLGAFQIKSPPTKNAVEQLLTLQDAIAKVEILMQAGNIILLKLRSLLFAAIPKATDKVAFALIMVAALIAIVSFKHLIILVVLEAYSREMPLRKKSSDKLMRRLKEWWARIPAAPVQLIRSEDNKKRK; translated from the exons ATGGCGAGCGGAAGCGGGAGAGGGATACTGGAGAGCTTTATGCGGGATAGCTCCCTCAAATCCCTCTTCAGCGGCGGCAGCGGGCGGAGGAAGGTCGCGGAGGACGACCCCGCCCCCATTCCCCAGCTCTCCCCCATCGCAAACTCCGTCGTCTCTCGCTGCTCCAG GATTCTTCTCCTCTCAACAGAGAAGTTGCAGCAGTGTTTTGAGACTGAGTTGCCTGCTGAGGTCAAGCAACCCACCGTGTATGCAAGACGTTTATTAGAGTACTGCTGTTATAAAGCTCTTCAAGTGTTGACTGATCGTCCAGAATATTTGGCTGATAAAGATTTTCATCGCTTAACATATGACATGATGCTTGCTTGGGAAGCCCCTGGTGAAGGAAATAAATCTTTATCAAAA GGAACCACTTCTTGTAACCATTTAGAAGTTGAGGATGAGGATGGGGCATCGCTCTTTTATACAAATTCTACATGCATAGCTGTTCAG GTCGATGACAAGAAAACTGTTGGACTAGAAGCTTTTGCCCGAATAGCTTCTGCTTGTCCTGCAATAGCTGATTTGATCACTGTTCACAACCTCTGTGATGCACTTACAATCTCATCAAGTGGTCAGCTCCATTTTCTCATCTATGACAAGTACCTCAAAAGCCTAGACAA GGTGCTCAAATCTGCAAAATGCATAATATGGTCGCCACTTGCTTCAAGCCTTCACCTTTCTGATGGAGAAATGATCTTAGATGTTGATGGTGTTATGCCCACTCAATCTGTTCTGCAACACGTAGGAATATCTGCATGGCCAG GACGGTTGACCATTACCACCCATGCTCTTTACTTTGAGTCCTTAGGAGTGGGTTCGTATGACAAAGCTCTCAGATATGATTTAGCAGCAGATTTAAAGCAGGTTGTAAAGCGTGAATTGACTGGACCATTGGGTGCTCGCCTCTTTGATAAGGCTGTGATGTATAAGTCAACCTCTCT AGCAGAGCCTGTTTATTTTGAGTTTCCTGAATTTAAAGGTCATTCACGCAGAGATTACTGGTTGGCAATAATTCAAGAAGTCTTACAGGTGCATAGATTCATCAGAAAGTTCAATCTTGAAGAAATTCAACAGGGAGAAGTTCTTTCAATGGCCGCTTTAGGCATCTTCAGATACCGTGCTGTGAAAGAAGGTTTCCATATTACTCCCCATCACTTTAAGATGACACTTGCTTTTAACTTAGCTGAAAAATTACCAAAAGGTGACATTATCTTGGATGCTCTATATAATCACCTGGAACTGCTGCATACTGGATGCCAGAGCCATTTTGCTAGTGATTCTTCATCTGATAAAAAGTTGCGGGCTCTTCCTTTACCATCTTCATCATATACACTTTCTAAAATGGGGTTACTGAAAAGGAATTATATGATTAACGAAAGAGATTTCCTTGTTGCCGATGTCTGCATTGGTGCAACAAGTCCTTTAGAGATGGCTGTAAAAGAGTCGTTTTGTTACTCTGAAAGAGCTGAGGCAGCATGTGCAACAGTGGATCAGGTGAAAGTGGAAGGGATTGATAGAAACATAGCTGTGATGCAG GAACTACTTTACCCAGTTGTCGAATCTGGCAAATGGCTTCACTTTCTAGCCACATGGGAAGATCCTTTTAGATCAACATTCTTCTTGGTTTTGATTCTTTATCTTGCTTACAG GGATTGGGTCAGGTACATATTGCCTTGCATTTTCTTATCTCTCGCCGTTCTTATGCTTTGGCACAAATACTGCAGCAAAAGGAAACCACTGGGGGCTTTTCAGATCAAATCTCCCCCTACTAAGAATGCAGTTGAGCAACTTTTGACTTTGCAAGATGCAATTGCCAAAGTTGAAATTCTTATGCAGGCAGGAAATATTATTCTTCTCAAGTTAAgatctctcttgtttgcagcaATCCCGAAG GCCACTGACAAGGTTGCATTCGCATTGATCATGGTAGCAGCATTGATTGCCATTGTTTCTTTTAAGCATCTGATAATATTGGTGGTCCTTGAGGCATACTCAAGGGAGATGCCATTGAGGAAAAAGAGCAGTGACAAGTTGATGAGGAGACTAAAGGAGTGGTGGGCACGCATACCAGCAGCCCCTGTTCAGCTCATCAGATCAGAAGAtaacaagaaaaggaaatga
- the LOC103699222 gene encoding uncharacterized protein LOC103699222 isoform X2 — translation MASGSGRGILESFMRDSSLKSLFSGGSGRRKVAEDDPAPIPQLSPIANSVVSRCSRILLLSTEKLQQCFETELPAEVKQPTVYARRLLEYCCYKALQVLTDRPEYLADKDFHRLTYDMMLAWEAPGEGNKSLSKGTTSCNHLEVEDEDGASLFYTNSTCIAVQVDDKKTVGLEAFARIASACPAIADLITVHNLCDALTISSSGQLHFLIYDKYLKSLDKVLKSAKCIIWSPLASSLHLSDGEMILDVDGVMPTQSVLQHVGISAWPGRLTITTHALYFESLGVGSYDKALRYDLAADLKQVVKRELTGPLGARLFDKAVMYKSTSLAEPVYFEFPEFKGHSRRDYWLAIIQEVLQVHRFIRKFNLEEIQQGEVLSMAALGIFRYRAVKEGFHITPHHFKMTLAFNLAEKLPKGDIILDALYNHLELLHTGCQSHFASDSSSDKKLRALPLPSSSYTLSKMGLLKRNYMINERDFLVADVCIGATSPLEMAVKESFCYSERAEAACATVDQVKVEGIDRNIAVMQELLYPVVESGKWLHFLATWEDPFRSTFFLVLILYLAYSKRKPLGAFQIKSPPTKNAVEQLLTLQDAIAKVEILMQAGNIILLKLRSLLFAAIPKATDKVAFALIMVAALIAIVSFKHLIILVVLEAYSREMPLRKKSSDKLMRRLKEWWARIPAAPVQLIRSEDNKKRK, via the exons ATGGCGAGCGGAAGCGGGAGAGGGATACTGGAGAGCTTTATGCGGGATAGCTCCCTCAAATCCCTCTTCAGCGGCGGCAGCGGGCGGAGGAAGGTCGCGGAGGACGACCCCGCCCCCATTCCCCAGCTCTCCCCCATCGCAAACTCCGTCGTCTCTCGCTGCTCCAG GATTCTTCTCCTCTCAACAGAGAAGTTGCAGCAGTGTTTTGAGACTGAGTTGCCTGCTGAGGTCAAGCAACCCACCGTGTATGCAAGACGTTTATTAGAGTACTGCTGTTATAAAGCTCTTCAAGTGTTGACTGATCGTCCAGAATATTTGGCTGATAAAGATTTTCATCGCTTAACATATGACATGATGCTTGCTTGGGAAGCCCCTGGTGAAGGAAATAAATCTTTATCAAAA GGAACCACTTCTTGTAACCATTTAGAAGTTGAGGATGAGGATGGGGCATCGCTCTTTTATACAAATTCTACATGCATAGCTGTTCAG GTCGATGACAAGAAAACTGTTGGACTAGAAGCTTTTGCCCGAATAGCTTCTGCTTGTCCTGCAATAGCTGATTTGATCACTGTTCACAACCTCTGTGATGCACTTACAATCTCATCAAGTGGTCAGCTCCATTTTCTCATCTATGACAAGTACCTCAAAAGCCTAGACAA GGTGCTCAAATCTGCAAAATGCATAATATGGTCGCCACTTGCTTCAAGCCTTCACCTTTCTGATGGAGAAATGATCTTAGATGTTGATGGTGTTATGCCCACTCAATCTGTTCTGCAACACGTAGGAATATCTGCATGGCCAG GACGGTTGACCATTACCACCCATGCTCTTTACTTTGAGTCCTTAGGAGTGGGTTCGTATGACAAAGCTCTCAGATATGATTTAGCAGCAGATTTAAAGCAGGTTGTAAAGCGTGAATTGACTGGACCATTGGGTGCTCGCCTCTTTGATAAGGCTGTGATGTATAAGTCAACCTCTCT AGCAGAGCCTGTTTATTTTGAGTTTCCTGAATTTAAAGGTCATTCACGCAGAGATTACTGGTTGGCAATAATTCAAGAAGTCTTACAGGTGCATAGATTCATCAGAAAGTTCAATCTTGAAGAAATTCAACAGGGAGAAGTTCTTTCAATGGCCGCTTTAGGCATCTTCAGATACCGTGCTGTGAAAGAAGGTTTCCATATTACTCCCCATCACTTTAAGATGACACTTGCTTTTAACTTAGCTGAAAAATTACCAAAAGGTGACATTATCTTGGATGCTCTATATAATCACCTGGAACTGCTGCATACTGGATGCCAGAGCCATTTTGCTAGTGATTCTTCATCTGATAAAAAGTTGCGGGCTCTTCCTTTACCATCTTCATCATATACACTTTCTAAAATGGGGTTACTGAAAAGGAATTATATGATTAACGAAAGAGATTTCCTTGTTGCCGATGTCTGCATTGGTGCAACAAGTCCTTTAGAGATGGCTGTAAAAGAGTCGTTTTGTTACTCTGAAAGAGCTGAGGCAGCATGTGCAACAGTGGATCAGGTGAAAGTGGAAGGGATTGATAGAAACATAGCTGTGATGCAG GAACTACTTTACCCAGTTGTCGAATCTGGCAAATGGCTTCACTTTCTAGCCACATGGGAAGATCCTTTTAGATCAACATTCTTCTTGGTTTTGATTCTTTATCTTGCTTACAG CAAAAGGAAACCACTGGGGGCTTTTCAGATCAAATCTCCCCCTACTAAGAATGCAGTTGAGCAACTTTTGACTTTGCAAGATGCAATTGCCAAAGTTGAAATTCTTATGCAGGCAGGAAATATTATTCTTCTCAAGTTAAgatctctcttgtttgcagcaATCCCGAAG GCCACTGACAAGGTTGCATTCGCATTGATCATGGTAGCAGCATTGATTGCCATTGTTTCTTTTAAGCATCTGATAATATTGGTGGTCCTTGAGGCATACTCAAGGGAGATGCCATTGAGGAAAAAGAGCAGTGACAAGTTGATGAGGAGACTAAAGGAGTGGTGGGCACGCATACCAGCAGCCCCTGTTCAGCTCATCAGATCAGAAGAtaacaagaaaaggaaatga